The following coding sequences lie in one Oncorhynchus kisutch isolate 150728-3 linkage group LG17, Okis_V2, whole genome shotgun sequence genomic window:
- the LOC109907583 gene encoding PITH domain-containing protein 1 — translation MSGHGHGGHSHGCCEDEHEPAERGLEYALYQRIDIEKLQCLNETREGDGKLVFKPWDQRTDREKFVESDADEELLFNIPFTGSVKLKGIIIAGEDDESHPAEMRLYKNIPQMSFDDTGREPEQAFRLNRDPLAQLEYPTKIARFSNVNHLSIHISRNFGTESTRVYYIGLRGEYSQAHRHEVTICNYEASANPADHKVDSIIPQTNFIS, via the exons ATGTCTGGTCACGGCCATGGTGGGCACAGCCACGGCTGCTGTGAAGACGAGCATGAGCCAGCGGAACGGGGCCTGGAGTATGCACTGTATCAGCGCATTGACATCGAGAAACTGCAGTGTCTCAACGAAACAAGAGAAGGCGACGGGAAACTCGTGTTTAAACCATGGGATCAACGGACTGACAGGGAGAAG TTTGTTGAGAGTGATGCTGATGAAGAGCTCCTGTTCAACATCCC GTTCACTGGAAGTGTCAAGCTGAAAGGGATAATCATCGCCGGTGAAGACGATGAATCGCATCCTGCTGAAATGAGACT GTACAAGAACATACCCCAAATGTCCTTTGATGACACAGGCAGAGAACCTGAACAAGCCTTCCGTCTCAATAGAGATCCACTGGCTCAGCTGGAATACCCAACTAA GATTGCCCGTTTCTCCAACGTTAATCACTTGTCCATTCACATATCACGGAACTTTGGGACAGAGTCCACACGGGTCTACTACATTGGGCTGAGAGGGGAGTACTCCCAG GCTCACAGACATGAAGTGACTATCTGCAACTACGAGGCGTCCGCTAACCCTGCAGACCATAAAGTCGACAGCATCATCCCACAAACAAATTTCATCTCCTGA